ATTTTTGCCGTGGTAGTGCACAAAATAGCTTTTTCCGAGGGAATAGCGTACACCAAATCGGCAATGCGTTCGCCCAGCGCGCTTCGGGCTTTGTTGACAGCGCCAATTGTGGCTTCTTCTAATGCCTTTAATCCGTCTCCGACTCTTATTTCTTTGCCAAAACCCTCAACCTTAATTTTGTTGCTAGCGTCTATACTAAAGCAGGCCGACTTAACAACTCTTGATCCAGTGTCCAAAACCAAAAATCGTTTCTCTTGCGAGTCTTCTTTTTTAAGAAGGGCTAATTGTAAAAGTTTGGGCAGTTTAATCATTGTGTCTATGATAACACAGCCTTAATTCTCCTAACACCAGATCCTGCCGACTCCTCTTTGATAATTTCAAACTTTCCCAGCTCCCTGGTGTTTTTAACATGGGGCCCCCCACAAACCTCGCAAGAAAAACCATGGATAGTATAAATTTTAACCTGCTCGCCGTATTTTTCGGCAAAAAAGGCCACTGCTCCCATTTGGCGAGCTTCGTCTAAAGTTTTGGTAATCACGGTTACAGGAAGTTCATCCGCTATGGCTTGGTTGACTAACTTTTCTACTTCGGCAATTTCGTCTGCGGTAAGCTTTCTTGTAAAAGAAAAATCAAAACGCAATCTTTCGGGTGTGATATTAGAGCCTTTTTGACCCACAGTATCCCCTAAAACTTTTCTTAAAGCGCCGTGCAAAAGATGAGTTGCCGTATGATAAGCGGTTTCTTTTTGCGAATCACCGGCAAGCCCCCCTTCAAACATACCTTGAGATGCGGTTTGCGAGCTAATTTTGTGGGCATGATAGAGCTTTAGATATTCATTAAGATTGGCTCTAAGGTTATTTTCTTTGGCCAGCTCTTGCGTTAATTCTGCGGGAAATCCATAACTTTGATAAAGATCAAAAATGTCTCGACCTGATAGGATTTGGTCTTTTTGTACTCTGGGAAGTATTTTCGCAAAATATTTAGTTCCAGCTTTTAGCGCGACAGTAAACTTTTTTTGCTCGATTTCTAAAAGGTTTTGAATTAAAGCGGTGTTTTCCAATTGGGGGTATTCGGCTTTATACTGATGGCACCACAAATTAACCAGAGGATTAATAACCTTTCCTTCTACCCCCAAAAGCATTTCCTGTCTCATGGCTCGTCTGATAACTCTTTTCACGATGTAGCCTTGCGCCACATTTGTAGGGATAATTTCTTCCGCAAGAAAAAAGGCAATCGAGCGGGTATGGTCTAAAAGAATTCTTAAGGGTTTTAGGTTCTTTTCTTGAGCATATTCTTTTTGGGTAAGTTTCTCTAAAAGTTCTCGCGCCGGAGTCCAGTGTTCGGCTAGGTAGTTGTCGTCTTTTCCCTCTAACATGGTGCTGGTGCGGTCCACCCCAATGCCTACATCAACATTTTTTTGTTTTAAGGGAATAAGCTTGCCTTCTTTGGTTTGGTTAAATTCCATAAAAACATTGTTCCAGACTTCAAAATATTTGCCACATTTGCAGGAAGGTGAGCAATTTGGCGAGCAGGCCGGTTTTCCGGTGTCAACAAAAACCTCGCTGTCGGGACCACAGGGACCAGAGTTTCCGGCTAGCCACCAGTTTTCGGTTTCGTCAAAAGCATAAATTTGCTTTTCGGCAATTCCCATTTTAAGCCAAGCTTGTTTTGAGACCTCATCAAAAGGAGCGTTTTTATTGCCCGCAAAAATTGTAACCGCAAGTTTTTGGGGATCAAGGTTAATTTCTTTGGTTAAAAAGTTGTAGCAAATCTCAATCGCGGTTTCTTTAAAATAGTCGCCTAGTGACCAGTGACCCAGCATTTCAAAAAAAGTGTGGTAAAAGGGGTTGCCGACCGAATCAATATCCTCGGTGCGGACGCATTTTTGAATGTTGCAAAGTCGCTTTCCCGCGGGATGGGGCTCTCCGAGTAAATAAGGAACTAAAGGAAACATTCCCGAGTTAACAAAAAGCAACGAGGGGTTGTTTTCGGGAACTAATGGGTAGGATGGAATTTGCACATGCCCCAGGCTTTTAAGGTATGAAATATATTTTTCTTTAAGTTGCCTGGCGACAGTTTTTTGCATGGCTAGAGTATACAATCCCCAACCCATTTTTGGAATATTTAGTTTTTAAATCAAGAAGCCTCCTTTAAATCCCACAAAAAGCATTGACACCCGACTAAGAATTTTGCCCAAGCGTAAAAATAGAAAAGGCGTCAAAGAAAGATATCGAAAAATACGGTCTGCAAATAATTTCATTGGAATAGCTCTTCCACTTCCGAAGTGGAAGAGTTTGGGGTTGTTAATGCAACAAATTCCCGCCCAAAAAATATCCTCCAAACAACTTAACTCTTTCATTGGGGACTGCCCCCAATACAATAAAACATTAATACTTCATAGGGGTCAGTCCCCTTTTCTAAAAATATATTTAAACATCTTTAAACAGTACCGTTGTTTAGACAATGGTACTAATAGTGAGATGCTGGTCTAACGCTCTAATTTAGGGAGTCTCCCTTTTAGGGTGACACCCTAAAAGGGTGTCACCCTTAAACACCCTTAAACAAACCGTGGACTAGACTACGGTACTAAAT
The Patescibacteria group bacterium genome window above contains:
- a CDS encoding alanine--tRNA ligase, whose product is MQKTVARQLKEKYISYLKSLGHVQIPSYPLVPENNPSLLFVNSGMFPLVPYLLGEPHPAGKRLCNIQKCVRTEDIDSVGNPFYHTFFEMLGHWSLGDYFKETAIEICYNFLTKEINLDPQKLAVTIFAGNKNAPFDEVSKQAWLKMGIAEKQIYAFDETENWWLAGNSGPCGPDSEVFVDTGKPACSPNCSPSCKCGKYFEVWNNVFMEFNQTKEGKLIPLKQKNVDVGIGVDRTSTMLEGKDDNYLAEHWTPARELLEKLTQKEYAQEKNLKPLRILLDHTRSIAFFLAEEIIPTNVAQGYIVKRVIRRAMRQEMLLGVEGKVINPLVNLWCHQYKAEYPQLENTALIQNLLEIEQKKFTVALKAGTKYFAKILPRVQKDQILSGRDIFDLYQSYGFPAELTQELAKENNLRANLNEYLKLYHAHKISSQTASQGMFEGGLAGDSQKETAYHTATHLLHGALRKVLGDTVGQKGSNITPERLRFDFSFTRKLTADEIAEVEKLVNQAIADELPVTVITKTLDEARQMGAVAFFAEKYGEQVKIYTIHGFSCEVCGGPHVKNTRELGKFEIIKEESAGSGVRRIKAVLS